One Kitasatospora sp. MAP12-44 DNA segment encodes these proteins:
- a CDS encoding DUF4188 domain-containing protein: protein MANKVQTVPQIADPPAGTVVFLIGMRVNNFWLVHRWLPSFIAMVPMLIELNKQREYGFLGSRTWLNRTVLVLQYWRSMDDLLAYSRNSEASHRPAWQRFNRAIGDHGAVGIYHEAYIVDPEKMHTVYRNMPPFGIAKATAGKAQREAKPVRN from the coding sequence ATGGCAAACAAGGTCCAGACCGTCCCGCAGATCGCGGATCCGCCGGCCGGCACGGTGGTGTTCCTGATCGGCATGCGGGTGAACAACTTCTGGCTGGTGCACCGCTGGCTGCCGTCCTTCATCGCGATGGTGCCGATGCTGATCGAGCTGAACAAGCAGCGCGAGTACGGTTTCCTCGGATCGCGGACCTGGCTGAACCGGACCGTGCTGGTGCTGCAGTACTGGCGCAGCATGGATGACCTGCTCGCCTATTCCCGCAACTCCGAGGCCTCGCACCGGCCGGCCTGGCAGCGCTTCAACCGCGCCATCGGGGACCACGGTGCGGTGGGGATCTACCACGAGGCCTACATCGTGGATCCGGAGAAGATGCACACCGTTTACCGCAACATGCCGCCGTTCGGAATCGCCAAGGCCACTGCGGGCAAGGCCCAACGCGAGGCGAAGCCGGTGCGCAACTGA